In a genomic window of Gloeothece verrucosa PCC 7822:
- a CDS encoding family 1 glycosylhydrolase: MNNLKQRLDIWGGIECTVNRVGEEYLDQLEYNGHNRRIEDLERFAALGITALRYPVLWEKVAPNGIKSADWSWPDERLKRLQELNLRPIVGLVHHGSGPRYTSLIDPEFPEKLAVYARAAAQRYPWVNLYTPINEPLTTARFSGLYGHWYPHGRDNATFARALFNQCRGIILAMAAIREVNPDAQLVQTEDLGKTYSTPTLAYQTEFENERRWLSFDLLCGRVNAAHPIGQFLLTNCGITQAELEWFLENPCPPDILGINHYLTSDRFLDERLELYPSELHGGNGRHQYVDVEAVRVLESGIAGHYGLLREVWERYQLPLAVTEVHLGCTREEQIRWFYEAWNAALQLQTEGVDIRAITAWALLGSYDWNSLVTRHSGFYEPGVFDLRSAQPRPTAIAHLIRSLTHGCDIDHPLLETPGWWHRSIRLLCPSSPSTDSLSSARPLVIVGASGTLGKAFGRLCEIRGVAYRLLSRQEMDITDAVSIERVLAELKPWAVINAAGYVRVDDAEKEPEVCLKVNAEGAAILAEVCRRYGAKYLTFSSDLVFDGTGSNPYLEDDDIAPLNVYGRSKALAEKQVLAADETALVIRTSAFFGPWDEYNFVTIALRQLEAGESFVAASDVVISPTYVPDLVQASLDLLVDDECGLWHLANKGAISWADLARYAAQAAGVNTDNLISLPLKELGLIAARPSYSVLGSHKAELLPSLDGAMSRYFDEYRS; this comes from the coding sequence ATGAATAATTTAAAACAACGCTTAGACATTTGGGGCGGCATAGAATGTACCGTCAATCGAGTTGGCGAGGAATATTTAGATCAATTAGAATATAATGGTCATAACCGCAGAATAGAAGACTTAGAACGCTTTGCCGCACTTGGCATAACTGCCCTTCGTTATCCGGTACTCTGGGAGAAAGTCGCCCCCAATGGGATAAAATCTGCTGATTGGTCTTGGCCTGATGAACGATTAAAACGATTACAAGAACTTAATCTCCGTCCCATTGTGGGATTAGTTCATCACGGGAGTGGCCCGCGTTATACGAGTTTAATCGATCCCGAATTTCCGGAAAAACTCGCCGTTTATGCCCGTGCTGCCGCACAACGTTATCCTTGGGTCAATCTTTATACCCCTATCAATGAACCTTTAACTACTGCTAGATTTAGCGGCTTGTATGGCCATTGGTATCCTCATGGACGAGACAATGCAACCTTTGCCCGCGCCTTATTTAATCAATGTCGTGGGATAATTTTAGCGATGGCGGCTATCCGTGAAGTTAACCCCGATGCTCAACTGGTGCAAACTGAGGATTTAGGAAAAACTTACAGTACACCCACCCTAGCCTATCAAACGGAATTTGAAAATGAGCGCCGTTGGCTGAGTTTTGACTTACTTTGTGGCCGGGTGAATGCCGCTCATCCCATAGGGCAATTTTTATTAACAAACTGTGGCATTACACAAGCGGAGTTAGAATGGTTTTTAGAGAATCCTTGTCCGCCGGATATTCTAGGAATTAATCATTATTTAACGAGTGATCGCTTTTTGGATGAACGATTAGAGCTATATCCCTCAGAGCTTCATGGCGGCAATGGGCGGCATCAGTATGTAGATGTGGAGGCGGTGCGAGTGCTTGAGTCAGGGATAGCCGGACATTATGGTTTATTACGAGAAGTTTGGGAACGTTATCAATTGCCGCTTGCTGTTACTGAAGTTCATTTAGGGTGTACTCGTGAGGAGCAAATACGCTGGTTTTATGAGGCGTGGAATGCTGCCCTGCAACTACAAACCGAAGGAGTGGATATTCGGGCCATTACCGCTTGGGCCTTATTGGGTAGCTATGATTGGAATAGTTTAGTTACTCGCCACTCAGGGTTTTATGAGCCAGGTGTGTTTGATTTACGTTCTGCCCAACCTAGACCCACAGCTATCGCCCATCTGATCCGCTCTTTAACGCATGGATGCGATATAGACCATCCTCTACTAGAAACACCGGGGTGGTGGCATCGTTCTATTCGTTTATTATGCCCATCAAGCCCAAGCACTGACAGCCTAAGCTCTGCGCGTCCCCTGGTTATTGTGGGGGCAAGTGGAACGTTAGGAAAAGCTTTTGGGCGGCTGTGCGAAATACGAGGAGTGGCCTATCGTTTGTTGTCACGTCAAGAGATGGATATTACTGATGCGGTGTCTATTGAGCGGGTATTAGCCGAGTTGAAACCTTGGGCAGTGATTAATGCGGCGGGTTATGTGCGGGTGGATGATGCGGAAAAGGAACCAGAGGTTTGTTTAAAAGTGAATGCTGAGGGAGCGGCTATTTTAGCAGAGGTTTGTCGTCGTTATGGAGCGAAATATTTAACGTTTTCTTCGGATTTAGTTTTTGATGGCACAGGGAGTAATCCTTATTTGGAAGATGATGATATTGCGCCGCTTAATGTTTATGGACGTAGTAAAGCTTTAGCGGAGAAACAAGTATTAGCGGCAGATGAAACGGCGTTAGTGATTCGTACTAGCGCTTTTTTTGGTCCTTGGGATGAATATAATTTTGTTACTATCGCTTTGCGTCAGTTAGAGGCGGGAGAATCTTTTGTCGCTGCCTCAGATGTGGTGATTTCTCCGACTTATGTACCGGATTTGGTTCAGGCGAGTCTTGATTTGTTGGTGGATGATGAGTGTGGTTTGTGGCATCTGGCTAATAAAGGGGCTATTTCTTGGGCTGATTTGGCGCGTTATGCGGCGCAGGCGGCTGGGGTTAATACTGATAATTTAATTAGTTTACCCTTGAAAGAGTTGGGTTTGATTGCGGCGCGTCCTAGTTATAGTGTATTGGGAAGTCATAAGGCGGAGTTATTGCCCTCTCTTGATGGTGCTATGTCTCGCTATTTTGATGAGTATCGGAGTTAA
- the glf gene encoding UDP-galactopyranose mutase, which translates to MINKNESPKNQVNGNSQMEIKIPSFLDENSPSISSLQKELALINANFPREKLGNLDVICLSHLRWNFVYQRPQHLLSRCAVGRRVFFVEEPIFDSESVAKWEINQDESGVFVAVPHLPQGLNETAINTLLQQLIDSLLIKQKIYKHISWYYTPMALEFTRHLEPAAIVYDCMDELSAFKGASPKLKACETELLRCADIVFTGGQSLYESKANQHPNIYPFPSSVDVAHFAQGRDIQEDPEDQAAIPHPRLGFFGVIDERMDIELLTGVADARPDWHLVIVGPVVKIDPATLPQRENIHYLGGKKYQELPNYLAGWDVAMLPFARNESTRFISPTKTPEYLAAGKPVVSTSIRDVVSPYRDLGLVQIADTVEEFVAAVDNILLEEISGLEWLNQVDAFLETISWDKTWDSMLQLIDSAIAARYDSRTTDIPQVPNIITREFLFDYLVVGAGFSGSVIAERLASQSGKKVLVVDKRNHIGGNAYDHYDDHGVLVHKYGPHIFHTNSHHVFEYLSLFTQWRQYEHRVLASVDGQLVPIPINLDTINKLYGMNLNSFEVADFFKSVAEPRDIIRTSEDVVISKVGQELYEKFFRNYTRKQWGLDPSELDKSVIARIPTRTNRDNRYFTDSYQAMPLHGFTRMFEKMLSHPNIKVMLNTDYREIQKAIPCREMVYTGPVDEFFDYRFGKLPYRSLNFKHETHHVPVFQPAPVVNYPNEHLYTRVTEFKYLTGQEHNKTSIVYEFPTAEGDPYYPIPRPENQEIYKHYRDLAESTFGVYFVGRLATYKYLNMDHCVAQALATYKQIAVKATANS; encoded by the coding sequence ATGATCAATAAAAACGAGTCGCCCAAAAATCAGGTGAATGGAAATAGCCAAATGGAGATTAAGATCCCAAGTTTTTTAGATGAAAACAGCCCTTCAATTAGCTCTCTACAAAAAGAATTAGCTTTAATTAATGCAAATTTTCCGCGAGAGAAATTAGGTAATTTAGATGTAATTTGTTTATCTCATTTACGTTGGAACTTTGTCTATCAAAGACCACAACATTTACTTAGTCGTTGTGCAGTAGGAAGGAGAGTATTTTTTGTAGAGGAGCCAATTTTTGATTCAGAATCAGTGGCAAAATGGGAAATTAATCAAGATGAAAGCGGCGTATTTGTTGCCGTTCCTCATCTACCCCAAGGTTTAAATGAAACAGCTATCAATACACTTTTACAACAACTCATCGATAGCTTGTTGATCAAACAAAAAATCTACAAGCATATCAGTTGGTATTACACACCAATGGCGCTTGAATTTACACGCCATTTAGAACCCGCCGCTATCGTCTATGACTGCATGGATGAATTATCGGCTTTTAAAGGTGCTTCCCCAAAACTCAAAGCCTGCGAAACCGAACTCCTTCGCTGTGCAGATATCGTATTTACAGGGGGCCAAAGTCTTTATGAAAGTAAAGCCAATCAGCACCCAAATATTTACCCATTCCCCAGTAGCGTTGATGTAGCACACTTTGCCCAAGGCAGAGATATTCAAGAAGACCCCGAAGACCAAGCCGCTATTCCTCATCCGCGCTTAGGATTTTTTGGCGTAATTGATGAACGGATGGATATTGAACTGTTAACCGGGGTGGCGGATGCTCGTCCTGATTGGCATTTAGTCATCGTTGGACCGGTTGTCAAAATTGATCCAGCTACGTTACCCCAACGAGAAAATATTCATTATTTAGGGGGTAAAAAATATCAAGAATTACCCAATTATTTAGCCGGGTGGGATGTAGCGATGCTGCCGTTCGCTCGCAATGAATCTACCCGTTTTATTAGTCCTACCAAAACCCCTGAATATTTAGCGGCTGGAAAACCGGTTGTCTCTACTTCTATTCGCGATGTGGTGAGTCCTTATAGGGATTTAGGGTTAGTGCAAATTGCTGACACGGTAGAAGAATTTGTGGCGGCGGTGGATAATATTTTACTTGAAGAGATATCCGGCTTAGAATGGCTCAATCAAGTAGATGCTTTTTTAGAAACTATTTCTTGGGATAAAACCTGGGATTCGATGTTGCAATTGATTGATTCAGCGATTGCCGCTCGTTATGATAGCCGCACTACCGATATTCCCCAAGTTCCTAATATTATTACCAGGGAATTTCTTTTTGATTATTTAGTAGTCGGTGCAGGGTTTTCTGGTAGTGTCATTGCTGAACGTTTAGCGAGTCAATCTGGCAAAAAAGTTTTAGTGGTAGATAAGCGTAACCACATTGGCGGAAATGCTTATGATCATTATGACGATCATGGGGTTTTAGTTCACAAATATGGTCCCCATATTTTTCATACTAATTCTCACCATGTGTTTGAATATTTATCTCTATTTACTCAGTGGCGGCAATATGAACACCGGGTACTTGCCAGCGTTGATGGACAGTTAGTACCGATTCCCATCAATCTTGATACTATTAATAAACTTTACGGAATGAATCTTAATTCTTTTGAAGTGGCAGACTTTTTTAAATCTGTGGCCGAACCTCGAGATATCATTCGTACCAGTGAAGATGTGGTTATCAGTAAAGTGGGTCAAGAACTCTATGAAAAATTCTTTCGTAATTATACCCGCAAGCAATGGGGTTTAGATCCTTCAGAATTAGATAAATCGGTTATTGCTCGTATTCCCACTCGTACTAATCGGGATAATCGCTATTTTACTGATAGTTATCAAGCGATGCCGCTACATGGTTTTACTCGAATGTTTGAAAAGATGTTAAGCCATCCTAATATTAAAGTGATGCTTAATACCGACTATCGAGAAATTCAAAAAGCGATTCCTTGCCGTGAAATGGTTTATACTGGGCCTGTTGATGAGTTTTTTGATTATCGTTTTGGTAAACTGCCTTATCGCTCTCTCAATTTCAAACATGAAACTCATCATGTCCCGGTATTTCAACCTGCCCCAGTGGTGAATTATCCTAATGAACATTTATACACTCGTGTCACTGAGTTTAAGTATCTAACAGGACAAGAACATAACAAAACCAGTATTGTTTATGAGTTTCCCACTGCCGAGGGTGACCCTTATTATCCGATTCCTCGCCCAGAAAACCAGGAAATTTATAAACATTACCGTGACTTAGCTGAATCAACGTTTGGTGTTTATTTTGTTGGTCGTTTGGCTACTTACAAGTATTTAAATATGGATCATTGTGTGGCCCAAGCTTTAGCAACTTATAAACAAATTGCTGTTAAAGCAACTGCTAACAGTTAA
- a CDS encoding acyl-CoA dehydrogenase family protein, with translation MVTLQSSPASDDTSINSQMSQQKANDLISWVRTYANKRINSRLIDERRCIPPYIILDFGNQGLLGMQVQKKYGGLALTNVDSLRVVEQLAGIDIALATFVVINSFLGIRTIERYATDTFREEILSNLATGRELAAFALTEPGAGSNPRAISATGIMQQQGQWLLQGQKSWIGLGSWAGVVNVFVQLYDEQNKPAGITGFAVRQLTPGLNHGLEALTMGMRGIVQNAVHLEDVLVNETNLLGQIGSGMTVAQDVMLYTRLAIAAKSVGAMKRCAQLMLKYATGRDIGTGKLMDNPVTLVRMSNLTAAITAVETLVYGLAELLDRGVSVPTEAYIACKTSGPEFLGQAADDLIQLLGGRGYIETNIAPQILRDARIFRIFEGPTETLNMFFGSSLVRPRKELERFFCEQLAAVDLWNDLTNKLQEIYERWSVSVEPFANKSSARSWAFTLMGELGTYGFLLAMLQGKYNVSPSPELARAITWTQAQFDFTFSKALKGSPVTSAYQNADENQALISSYTESIGELEQTLPGEDYALDYLLKQ, from the coding sequence ATGGTTACTTTACAATCTAGCCCTGCATCTGATGATACCTCTATTAACTCCCAGATGAGTCAACAAAAAGCTAATGATCTCATTAGTTGGGTACGGACTTATGCGAATAAGCGTATTAACTCTCGTTTAATTGATGAGCGTCGTTGTATTCCTCCTTATATTATTCTCGATTTTGGCAATCAAGGATTATTGGGGATGCAAGTCCAGAAAAAGTATGGGGGTTTAGCGCTGACAAATGTTGATTCGCTTCGGGTAGTGGAACAACTGGCCGGCATTGATATTGCACTAGCGACATTTGTCGTAATCAATAGTTTTTTAGGAATTCGTACGATAGAACGATATGCCACAGATACTTTTCGTGAAGAGATATTATCTAATCTAGCGACAGGCCGTGAATTAGCCGCTTTTGCTTTAACAGAACCGGGTGCGGGTTCCAATCCGAGAGCGATATCTGCCACAGGAATCATGCAACAACAAGGCCAATGGCTGTTACAAGGACAAAAAAGTTGGATTGGTTTAGGGTCATGGGCGGGTGTTGTTAATGTTTTTGTTCAACTTTATGATGAGCAAAATAAGCCGGCTGGCATCACCGGCTTTGCTGTGCGACAACTGACTCCAGGATTAAATCACGGACTAGAAGCTTTAACGATGGGTATGCGGGGTATAGTCCAGAATGCTGTACATCTTGAGGACGTATTAGTCAATGAAACCAATCTTTTAGGTCAAATTGGTTCGGGAATGACAGTGGCTCAAGATGTTATGTTGTATACCCGTCTGGCTATTGCGGCTAAAAGTGTTGGTGCGATGAAGCGTTGTGCCCAGCTTATGTTAAAGTATGCCACCGGTCGCGATATTGGCACAGGAAAATTGATGGATAATCCAGTAACGCTGGTACGTATGAGTAATCTTACCGCCGCCATCACAGCCGTAGAAACTTTAGTGTATGGACTTGCGGAACTCCTTGACCGGGGAGTTTCTGTTCCCACTGAGGCTTATATTGCTTGCAAAACTTCGGGTCCTGAATTTCTGGGACAGGCGGCAGATGATCTGATTCAACTTTTGGGGGGACGCGGCTATATTGAAACCAATATTGCTCCTCAAATTCTACGTGATGCTAGAATATTCCGCATTTTTGAAGGCCCTACTGAAACCCTTAATATGTTTTTTGGTTCATCTTTAGTTCGGCCCAGAAAAGAATTAGAAAGGTTTTTCTGTGAGCAGTTAGCGGCTGTGGATCTTTGGAATGATTTAACTAATAAACTTCAAGAGATCTATGAAAGATGGTCCGTTTCTGTTGAACCTTTTGCTAATAAAAGCTCTGCTCGAAGCTGGGCTTTCACCCTCATGGGTGAATTAGGCACTTATGGATTTTTATTAGCGATGCTACAAGGAAAATACAACGTCAGTCCATCCCCTGAATTAGCTCGTGCTATTACTTGGACTCAAGCTCAATTTGATTTTACTTTTTCTAAAGCTCTGAAGGGTTCACCGGTTACCTCGGCTTACCAAAATGCTGATGAAAATCAAGCGTTAATCTCTAGTTATACTGAATCCATTGGAGAACTTGAACAAACTCTTCCCGGTGAAGATTATGCTCTTGACTATTTACTTAAACAATAA
- a CDS encoding MFS transporter, whose product MTTTTTESKSFEQRLDESKITRIMWLLWALSAGLIALDGFDFFIIGVALPFLKQDFSLNALEIAAVAVAAVAGSLVGSLTLGPLTDKIGRQTMLLVDVAIFVIATTGTVLAWNATSLMIFRFLVGVGIGADYPISVSYITENVPSRLRGRMVIGAFTFQAIGAFLGAITGLIVIYLFQTFYPDSSIPAIHYAWRWMLGVGLVLAIAVAFLRLSFLLESPLYHIARKEYQEASQAASILLAQPIIITSETDPPSNEPVLPYGALFASKYRKRTLLAAVPWFFQDIATYGIGIFTPAIIGVLAFAGEDNFMAREMASAQGAALVDLFLIAGFLIAVWLVDSVGRIKLQIVGFLGMAVGLMILAWSNSGSSPNQSHITLIFLGFFIFNVMMNAGPNSTTFLLSGEIFPTSIRASGAGFAAAFAKAGAVLGTFALPILQQFLGTPTLLLLLALFCVLAALITYIYRIETTGKSLETVSEN is encoded by the coding sequence ATGACAACCACAACCACTGAATCTAAATCCTTTGAACAACGACTCGATGAGTCTAAAATTACCCGCATCATGTGGTTACTTTGGGCTTTATCGGCGGGCTTAATTGCCCTAGATGGTTTTGACTTTTTTATTATTGGTGTCGCACTTCCTTTTTTAAAGCAAGATTTTAGTTTAAATGCTTTAGAAATAGCGGCAGTGGCCGTAGCGGCGGTAGCTGGTTCATTGGTAGGCTCTTTAACATTAGGTCCGCTTACCGACAAAATCGGACGACAAACAATGCTTTTAGTAGATGTGGCAATTTTTGTCATAGCCACCACAGGAACCGTTTTAGCCTGGAATGCGACCTCTTTAATGATCTTTCGTTTTCTGGTGGGTGTGGGTATAGGGGCTGATTATCCCATTAGCGTTTCTTATATTACTGAAAATGTCCCTTCTCGCTTGCGAGGCCGGATGGTGATAGGTGCTTTTACCTTTCAAGCTATCGGTGCTTTTTTGGGCGCTATAACTGGATTGATCGTTATTTATTTATTTCAAACATTTTACCCGGATTCTTCTATACCCGCCATTCACTATGCCTGGCGTTGGATGTTAGGAGTAGGATTAGTGTTGGCTATAGCAGTAGCCTTTCTGCGGCTGAGTTTTTTATTGGAAAGCCCCCTTTATCATATAGCTAGAAAGGAATATCAAGAAGCATCCCAAGCCGCTTCTATATTACTCGCTCAACCAATTATTATTACTTCAGAAACCGACCCACCCTCCAATGAGCCTGTATTGCCTTACGGTGCTTTATTTGCCTCTAAATACCGTAAAAGAACCCTATTAGCCGCAGTTCCCTGGTTTTTTCAAGATATAGCTACTTATGGCATAGGGATTTTTACGCCAGCTATTATTGGTGTTCTGGCCTTTGCCGGTGAAGATAATTTTATGGCTCGGGAAATGGCTTCTGCTCAAGGAGCGGCTTTAGTCGATTTGTTTTTGATTGCCGGGTTTTTGATAGCGGTGTGGTTAGTTGACAGCGTAGGACGAATTAAACTACAAATTGTCGGGTTTTTAGGGATGGCGGTAGGATTGATGATTTTAGCTTGGTCTAATAGTGGTTCTTCCCCTAATCAATCCCATATTACCTTAATTTTTCTGGGATTTTTCATTTTTAACGTGATGATGAATGCTGGGCCTAATTCCACAACCTTTTTATTGTCAGGAGAAATTTTTCCCACTTCTATTCGCGCCAGTGGGGCAGGGTTTGCAGCAGCTTTTGCTAAAGCCGGAGCGGTATTAGGAACGTTTGCCTTACCTATTCTCCAACAATTTTTGGGAACTCCCACTCTGTTGCTATTGCTGGCTTTGTTTTGTGTTCTAGCCGCTCTGATTACTTATATTTATCGTATAGAAACTACTGGCAAATCTCTTGAGACGGTGAGCGAAAACTAA